From one Streptomyces sp. N50 genomic stretch:
- a CDS encoding MFS transporter translates to MDDPFDKGADTGSGSILRQPKAVWATAGASVVAFMGIGLVDPILPSIAKGLDATASQVSLLFTSYFLITAIAMLVTGFVSSRIGGKKTLLLGLALVVVFAGLAGTSGSVGELVGFRAGWGLGNALFVSTALAVIVGAAAGGSAAAILLYESALGLGMACGPLLGALLGNQSWRYPFFGTAFLMAIGFLCITVFLKEQPKPAQKTSLLDPLKALGHGGLASAAVSSFFYNYTFFTVLAFTPFVLNMTPYKSGAVFFAWGVLLAVFSVFVAPRLQARFGSLKVLGGSLVLLAADVLVLGYGSHTTAIVCTILSGAFIGVNNTVYTELALGVSDAPRPVASAGYNFVRWFAAAAAPFFAPKIEGWSNIHIPFVVAAITAALGALVVLVRRNALTHEAEELEPRHAVEDSVAVFAN, encoded by the coding sequence ATGGACGACCCCTTCGACAAGGGAGCCGACACCGGCTCGGGCAGCATCCTTCGACAGCCCAAGGCGGTCTGGGCCACCGCGGGCGCCTCGGTCGTCGCCTTCATGGGCATCGGACTCGTCGACCCGATCCTGCCGTCGATCGCCAAGGGCCTGGACGCCACGGCGAGCCAGGTGTCCCTGCTCTTCACCTCGTACTTCCTGATCACCGCCATCGCGATGCTGGTGACCGGCTTCGTCTCCAGCCGCATCGGCGGCAAGAAGACCCTGCTGCTCGGCCTCGCCCTCGTCGTGGTCTTCGCGGGCCTCGCCGGCACCTCGGGATCGGTCGGCGAACTCGTCGGCTTCCGGGCCGGCTGGGGCCTGGGCAACGCGCTCTTCGTGTCGACCGCCCTCGCCGTCATCGTCGGCGCGGCGGCCGGCGGCAGCGCCGCCGCGATCCTGCTCTACGAGTCCGCCCTCGGCCTGGGCATGGCCTGCGGCCCGCTGCTCGGCGCCCTGCTGGGCAACCAGAGCTGGCGCTACCCCTTCTTCGGCACCGCGTTCCTGATGGCGATCGGCTTCCTCTGCATCACGGTGTTCCTGAAGGAACAGCCGAAGCCGGCCCAGAAGACGTCCCTGCTCGACCCGCTGAAGGCGCTGGGCCACGGCGGCCTGGCCTCCGCAGCCGTCTCCTCGTTCTTCTACAACTACACGTTCTTCACCGTGCTGGCCTTCACCCCGTTCGTGCTGAACATGACCCCGTACAAGTCGGGTGCCGTGTTCTTCGCCTGGGGTGTCCTGCTCGCCGTCTTCTCGGTCTTCGTCGCCCCGCGCCTCCAGGCCCGGTTCGGCTCCCTGAAGGTGCTCGGCGGTTCACTCGTACTGCTCGCCGCCGACGTCCTGGTCCTCGGCTACGGCAGCCACACCACCGCCATCGTCTGCACGATCCTGTCCGGCGCCTTCATCGGCGTGAACAACACCGTCTACACCGAGCTGGCCCTGGGCGTCTCGGACGCGCCGCGCCCGGTGGCAAGCGCGGGCTACAACTTCGTCCGCTGGTTCGCGGCGGCGGCCGCGCCGTTCTTCGCGCCGAAGATCGAGGGGTGGAGCAACATCCACATCCCGTTCGTGGTCGCGGCGATCACCGCGGCGCTGGGCGCGCTGGTGGTCCTCGTACGACGGAACGCGCTCACGCACGAGGCCGAGGAGCTGGAGCCGAGGCACGCGGTGGAGGACAGTGTCGCGGTGTTCGCCAACTAG
- a CDS encoding suppressor of fused domain protein → MVDVLALVEARLRTALGEPDARAAVTFLGTDRVEVLRFPDDNQDGTVVRYATLGMSAQPMSDPTAMLADPVAGPRAELVLSVRGGLADTDKVLRPLAVLAASPQVEGVIVAPGASLDVGEPLWPGAPFTSVLVAEPGGLVEDLDLDAPLDPVRFLPLLPMTPNEAAWKRVHGAQALQERWLTNGTDLRDPSRRSVPLD, encoded by the coding sequence ATGGTTGATGTTCTTGCTCTGGTAGAGGCACGGTTGCGCACCGCGCTGGGCGAACCGGACGCCCGCGCCGCGGTCACCTTCCTCGGCACGGACCGCGTCGAGGTCCTGCGTTTCCCGGACGACAACCAGGACGGCACCGTCGTCCGCTACGCCACCCTCGGCATGTCCGCGCAGCCCATGAGCGACCCCACGGCGATGCTCGCCGACCCGGTCGCGGGCCCGCGCGCCGAGCTGGTCCTCTCCGTCCGCGGCGGCCTCGCCGACACCGACAAGGTGCTCCGGCCCCTCGCCGTGCTGGCCGCGTCCCCGCAGGTCGAGGGCGTGATCGTGGCCCCCGGCGCCTCCCTCGACGTGGGTGAACCGCTGTGGCCCGGCGCTCCGTTCACCTCGGTGCTGGTCGCCGAGCCGGGCGGCCTGGTCGAGGACCTGGACCTCGACGCGCCCCTCGACCCGGTGCGCTTCCTGCCGCTGCTCCCCATGACGCCGAACGAGGCCGCCTGGAAACGCGTCCACGGCGCGCAGGCCCTCCAGGAACGCTGGTTGACGAACGGGACGGACCTCCGGGATCCCTCCCGCAGGTCCGTCCCGCTGGACTGA